In Lycium barbarum isolate Lr01 chromosome 9, ASM1917538v2, whole genome shotgun sequence, the DNA window attaaatttttggagcaatatttttggtacctatttttcTAGGCCAAACCCGAGAGCACCCCTAtgcttgctcttgttcttgatttttttatctatgttttcttaagtcttgaaccttctaatgtaTATCTtataaagacttggtcacatgaccaagcacatgaccaagtaatgggCTTGGGTTAAGGCCTAATGTTAATtaattcacatggaaatttaatgcaaattgtgggcttgggccacaccatggccggccactccaagtgcattgggccttaaattctattccattatttttggcccaatgacttatagtccatgttttgtaattcccgaaactaatttccaaaattgcccttagccttgtcccacactttcatgactatattctttcatgcataactcctatgttcaacaaaatatcaaattgatcttatatctcaagaatccaatataattcaagtctttctaacgtgtgaaaacacgggtcataacaacACCACATCAATTCCTACGAGCAAAATTGTTAGAAATGTGGCGACCAACTGAAAACTTGGTATTAATTAATCTAGGAATGGACTTATTCATAgttaaatttgaagaaaaatgcAATATGAGGAAAGTCCTACTTGAGGGACCTTGATTCATATCTAGACACTTCCTCACAGTCCGAAGTTGGGAACCAAATTTAGTACCCAATAAAGCCATCATTGAATCAACCGCCATCTGGGTACGGTTGCCCTAACTCCCCACAGAGTTTTATGATGTGGGAATACTTGAAAAAGTCAGAAACAAACTGGGAAAGCTCCTAAAGGTTGATATATGCACATCCTCAACACTCAGAGGTAGACATGCGCGCACATGTGTCCAACTACCAATCAATTCACCTGTGAAATCCTCCATCACCATTGGGGAACGCGTCCAAGCGATAGTTTATGAAGGGGATGCAGTACTCTGCAAAGGGTGTGGAAGACTAGGCCATGTTAAGAAAAAGTGCACCAACAAAATTAACATCACAAACATGGCACCACTAGGCCCAGAAGCAGTCACGATGGAAGATCCATCGGAAAAATAGACCACGGTGATTTTTCCCAAAATAAAAGGGGCAACAGCTCCATCTAAAAGGAGCAATACCCCAAATTCTAAACTGGAGGAACGACCGAAAAACTATAATGGTACGCACCCCCTTTCTATTCCTAACAAATTCAGTTCTTCACCACTAAAACACACCGGCAACGGtggaaaaaaaagagaaattctgGCCCAATTGGCCATTGCTAACTCTTTCAAGTCGCTTGAAATTGATGCCCAAAATGATTGCATTGTGGaaaaagtgtagatcaccaaatGACATCAGAAAAGAGGAAAGAGGGAAAGGGCCTGCCACACTGCTAAAACCGTACCTGGGCTACTCCAATACTAGAGCCCAAAATTTTTCTTTGACCCAAACCAAGTATACCCTCAAAAAAGGTACAAAAAATCAAAGCATATCCTCCAAAGTAGGACCAACAACTGAACCGAAAAATACCAATGTTCAGTTTAACACCCGAGCAAACAAAATTCCCACAATTACTCCTAATCATCTGAATACCAGGATATTAAATCCGACCTAGGAATTACCATGAAACCCTTCCACGCCAATTCTCAGCGAGTACCAAAAACCATTCCAAACACCACCTTTCCAAACAATCATTCCCTTACCAGAGATTTGACAGTTATTGTGGCCTCGAGCACAGTAGCATTGATGGAAGAGGGAAAGAGCAGAGGCATCGAAGATTCGGAGCATTGGGAATAATAAAATCTCCCAAGTCCCCATTAAAATCCCATACAATTCCCAAACCTAGCTCAAACCACCATCAATCCAAAAAGATGGCGAACAGTCCCAGCCAAAACCCTACCCAACAAAACACCGAACCCCCAATAACCATGGTCACGACGCCACCTCCGATGGACCACATTCCGGTGTCATGGTTGGAACTGGCACTGTAGGATCAAGACCTAGCAATCGATGTAACAGTGAGGGGCCAACAATTAAGAATAGTCATCAACGATCCAAATTTTTTGGCAAGGGTGGTGACAGCAGGAATGAATAGAGGCCTGACACACTATGGTCAGCTTCTATGGCTGATGGCGTGGAACCAGGTGCAGATGTCAAGCGGAccacctgttacacctcgaaaatttccccgtgaacgtacaacaaacagactaacgaagaatacgagtatacgatgttttaatgagaagggaacgacgtttgacgaccttaagtaagattccaaaggaaatgggaacaagagataggttatgctccacaatggctaattataggttctgaagacgtgaaagttgcagatttgcactttgggccagttggtcgtaaagtgaaatacggaccgtaaagtagtatacggcccgtaaaccaccatgtcgtattccaactcacaaaacttcaactttctgccaaatgttcaaatggttaaatacgacttggaatacggaccgtaaattgaaatacggcccgtaaactgcgatcgtaaatcgccatgatcctcagcatacctttctggttttgatatgcttaaatacgaccacgatatacggcctgtaaactggaatacggaccgtaaattgggtttacgaccactgtgcacttcagtcactgttcattccggattagattttaagtcattaaaaggagacctaacctcattcaattcatttcaactccacgatatttctctcaagaagcctctagaatactctctactcttcatcacaagaaaaccaaaggaaattagtgatcaactacatgaaacccacaaaatcaagtgtaagaatcacactaaagttcatctttctcaagaaaacccaaaagaagtaaagtagggttttggtgctaaaggaataattccattcaaggcttgttcaaccatcatctaaggtaagtttcatgactaaaacatgttgtttaaggtatttgaaggttaagatacttgaattgtaaaaagacataggaaatgggtcatttgtgagtgaatagtgtcatggttggatagtagttgggttagATTACGAATGATGGAGTGtggtgattatgaatacgttataaatgacatttaggccatgaaataagtattagatataaggagacgcgatagtaagctctaaccataaatgtggagaaattgaagagaaatggtggattgtggtcaatgtatataaatgatgattgttgattgcgatattgtgaatgttgttgtgagcgtgtgggagttgatatagaatatgggaaaagtagtataaccaaaggaagtgccgcccaattttccctagaaatagtagcgcgttcttatagtcgattaactaacgtaaatgcgaattctcttttgaaggtagaaacgtgatatcgaaggagaacaagcgaacgatagcttagttaaacgtcaaaggtatgtgaggctagtcccttctttctaatggcatgaatctcatagcataatttttcttcctcttcatgagttcctatattccggaaagctaaaatcccatatctatgaatggtaatataagataagagatatgatatgatgatcctaaaatggcatggtgttatttattgctcacactcaccttatatgttagttccttcaaggtgaggcagaatgacaataattgctccataatgaaatcgggggatcacgaccttacgtcaccccgataaagtaaagttgttcataagccttatacatgtattatgataagtacgttacgataagcatattatgatgagcatgtatgatgatgatataacaccgcgcctagttggccgggtagtcaccaccaaggcgggcagctatacgatacaccatggccaaatggcatgggcagacaccactagtgggcggcataagatgataccccggacacgagaggcctggacgcaggataatgttatgattatcacaccgatccgatatggacgggcagtttatgcattaccacaccgtacctataggggcgggcaacttatatatttatgcacacatgacttgatgatgactataagtaagccagcatgcattatcccttgtacacttgatagtcagatacagttattccatgttgatacttcttgtatatcattgccttatttccttgtttatgtctctcatactcagtacaatattcgtactgacgtccgttttctttggacgctgtgatcatgcccacaggtagacagtgaggagagctcgacccagaccagcagtagctgtcagctgattgaaagcactcctttgttcggaggtgcttatgacgattcttttgtgtatattcatgtatatgtatttttgggcatgacggggtcttgtcccgtccttatgtttagcactccagtagaggctcgtagatgcacagtgtggattagatggtctcacgagatgctattatatgtatatattattttgatggccgagaggcaaatgtatataagagtatttatgtttccatataaaatatgattttcctacaatttgagtataaagctgataaaagaccattaaatgagcaagatgagtagtagcacgagtggtgctcggtggctagccccgagtacccgtcacggcccctagctgggtcgtgacaccaccaCCAACCCAGTCGGATGTGAACATGCAGTTATCTCAAGTAGCCCAGACACTACCTTTCTTCCCACATTGGGACCCACAAGCATCGTTAAGCCCAACATTCTTCGAACAAGTGGAGTCGAACCTGACCCAACTCCAAGTGGCTACGTCTTCACAAGTGAGGGAGGACAACCAAAGGAAACGGAGATTGGtaacagaaaaagaagaagaggaaacaACAATGCTAGAATTGATAAGAAGAAACAATTCCCAGTTGGAAAAGATGTTGGCAGGTATGGAGATTCCAAAACCTTTTTTCATTCTACTGAAGGAGCGCCACCTAGCAGAATTCAAAGAGCCTTACAGAGAGCTGCTCATAGCAACTTGTTCAAAGGCATTGGCAAAGATGTTCCTAAGTGTCATGTTTCCCTTAAGACCAAACTCAAGCAACTACGAAGAGTTGTTAAACCCAAGCTCTGGCCAGAAAAAGAGCAAAAAAGACAATGCTGAAACTCCAACCCCTATATACATAAATAAATATTCTAGCCACATCACCTCTCCTAAAACATATTAGATAGATACGAAGATGGTCTTGAATTCAAGTTGCCGTCAACATAGAACTGCTTGACCGCAAGGTTCTTACCCGGTCATTAGTTAAGCGTCCGTAAAAAAAGACATTTTTATTTTCCTCCTTTGTAATTTCCTTTGGTCTGCGTAACCGGATCAGATCTGCTTATTGTTAACAGTCGTTCATGAGAAATCTCTCTATTTTCTTCTTTTAACCTTTCTTATTTTTTTGTCCTCATCAACGTTTCAAAACTGCTAAAACTAATAATATAACATAGAAAGTGATCGTTGGGGTGCTACTACAGTTATCAAAATGAAATAGTTTATAGATGATGAAGAAGAGTTTCCATCACTTTGCTGATGCTTAATTTGCCTGAATCTACATTAATGcaaattaattaaaatcattaaTTATGGGTATAGGTGATGACCAAAATATTTAGAATTATTTGGAAGCAATTCGTTTATTTAGTATTTAGTAGAGAACTTTGGCTCTTCAATGAAAAAGAAATAATCGGGAAAACTTCATGCATACTCTTTAATGTCTTTTTAATTGGGCAATGAATGTACACAATTATTGTAGGATTAGTGAATATGCTCGCGCTTCGCGCGATTATAAAAGATTTTATGTACCTACCAAATAATGCAACCTACATAATTTAGATAATATTCTTTTTTTATGAAAACGAATGCTCATAACGACATACATTTTGAATGAATGTATACAAAAATTTATACCTTTGGGTTATTGAAAAAAAATATTCCAAATGACCAttaccaaaaatttaaaaattcgtaaataacttaagttttttctaagtttataaatttctattttataaattaagtatatttatattataagtatattcttagtatattttagttatttttcaagtatataactttctagtttttaatttaagtagatgtatattataagtatattcttagtatattttaggtatattcctaacttaatataagtaaaaatatgaacacaagtaaatagaagaaaactcaatgagccatatattttattcattcatggataacatttatttgcaagttgtagttttttttaacttgcaaataatacatgagttgcaaagaaatagtagaataataaaatcaaaaagtgtcaatcatttggctaatATCCGTCATATCATATTCaatcatggagatatcttcaaagtcttccagatccactccacttgctatcaaatcttcaatctcttcctctttgccttccaccgcttctaagttttggttgcgtcgctccaaTCTAATCctatcgcgaatgcacactagtacttgcaagctaaatccggataatgaatgtctatggtctccaattagttgtcttccttggctaaatgcactctccgaagccacggttgatatttgaaccgtaaggatatctcgagccattcttgaaagtatcggatgactcgccttgtatttcttccaccatgctaagatgtCCAAATTATCTAGTTGGTTGATagccacatttggctgcatcaaataaaagtgatattcatcaaagtttgcattatgagaaggagttggatgtgaatgtaaaacttttaaatgcgacaaacccaacaagccctttttgctactttgagaagtagtaggacgtggagcaacgggtgtagcattttcttccaaattaaaataatgactaaaaacttttctaaactcggcatcaatcGCGAGCTCGGCTTCAATtaaagatggttcaacttcctcttcaatgtctaaaaaggtataaatttgaccaatgctctagtataagacatttttaagcaaagatttaaaagagaacccaatataaataaagttgggatgggaaaaaaatacttcttaaattttgttgtcatattaaaaatagccgcttgataaacgggtttatttttatactcttgtaaaactctagctatttccgctaagtaggctaaaattttggttaccgtgggatagaattgtcttgaaaaagcaagagttgcattataaaatttttataaaagttcaacacattccttaacatcttctcaatcggtaatatttaaccaatcatcactatccgtattaaaatggttgtgaacttgttgtatgggaatcctataatcatatgcttgttgtaacataatgtaagtgtagttccacctagtgtcaacttctacttgaattttcctaggtctaagacCATTTTtcacacaagaattcttaaaatctctcagttttgccctattagcattacaaaaaagaaatgcatccgcatttctaactttttgaatagaagtttcaaaacactcaagaccatctttaacaatcaagtttaaaatgtgataATTATATCtcacataaaaaatattttttagcggtggagggtttaattccctttttaaaagaccaatcgcctttgtattattagaagcattatccaaagcaatacaaagtgtttttctataaatgttaaaaaatctcataatagcagACATTGAATCTGCTAAAAAAAATTCATCatgacgacctttcccttcatcatataaaaaaactataattcttttttgcatcacccaattatcatcaacccaatgacatgtaattgcaaaaaaatctaacttgttaagactaagacccaagtcggcggtaagagaaacactacaatttaaagaattaaatacatggtgcaaataaaatctatattttttatacaaatctataacatccgctctacaagtacttctaggaataccctcaaataacggattatgacaacgttgaatataagtaacaaaccccaaacccgaaagaaaggaaaatggtagagcatcaaaagcaaccattttagctatttctacacgctcttttttcttgtcatagcaaaaaattttaccggttcgtgggtctatcgttatttgaataccccccacatttaaacccgtttgctctccccaaacatccttaTGTTTAGCTTTCATATGACCcgttagtgtacccgttccaccatccttactagtttgttATCTAAAAGCAAATTCTTGTTTACATAAATTACATTTATCTATTTGTCTTCccttattcttagtcataaattttcaaattttagcggttggcttacgagttcttagcggtttgtcttgtgtatgtgattgtgcaggacctgtatctcctatgggattttcggaggcttgtgtttcatcatcatcatcatcatcatcaatttcattaaaagtgtcggtataatgttgttgcattgcctcatggtCTAAAAGTGGAgttccaccaatatcaatacctaaattaggtatttcgttcacaaatgtttcctcattaaacccacccctaacaataccactactaccgacaccacgtctaaatctcttcgccattattaaatataattaatttaaatcacactcaaataaatcacaaaaaaataaattgcaacaaattagattgctagaattaaattgcgtaaattaaatagtggaaaataaagatagagttggaacgaaggtactaaattgccggactaatttccaacaaagtgaaggcggctagaattgcaaatccaccaaagctttggagctactttggattgttgcaaaatcaccaactccaccaacaatattataattgcaaaattaataattgaaactagaataaaaactttataatatttaattgagagaaatttaagtggcgaattgttgcaaagtaactatgattgagagaaattgagagaaagagaagagtgaattggtgtggattaaaattgaaaatggagaggggtttatataggagtggggatgggttaaagtgtaaaaaaaaaaaagttttgaggGTTGGGGGGCCAAAAAGGGACTTTGGAGCcgttggcaacgaccatttttgcaaaatggaccgttgcccaacggtccagcCCATTCAAATAACGGTTactattttaaaaaaatcttttttgaccggtttaaccggtccggttccggtttaccggttagtCGGTCCCAAAAATACAAAATCGGACCGGTTGCCAGGCTTACTTTGGAGTGTATGGAGAAATGAGAAGGCAACGTCACCTTTGAAGTACTTTTTGCTTTCTCTTTCTCTATCATCATAATCTTATTTTGAGCTTTTGATATTTATTTGACTTAGTTATAGGCAGCGATCGGTAAGAGGATCTTCTCTCTTTATTATTTCTTTCGCTTTTTCTTTGTATGTGTGGTAATAAGAGTAGTTATTACTTATTAGTTGCAAGTTTTTACTAAGCAAGGAACATAGGAGATACCCAATTATattcttattttaaaaaaaatatatttatttatttattacataggggtagaGGAAGGGTAAATGGGGAAGGGGATTACAGCTtagggattcgaaccctcaccaacaaggtgaaagttcaggtagccaaccaactgagctactagatccctacccCCAATTATATTCTTACGTATTCTTTTACgtgttttttcccctcaaatctTTTAGGTTCGAAGCAGAGAGGGAAAGATAGAAAAGTAACATTTTGATAAAATTGAATTTTGAACCTAATAAGTCAGGCAACTAAAATCACGATTCAAATACTGTGAGATTAATATTCTTTTAACCATTTTGCAGGTCAAgaaagtgaagaaaaaaaaagtgattttaagATTGAGAGCAAGGAAATGAAAATAAATCACTCTAGAACTTTTGGTAAAATTGAATGTGCACTATCTAAATTAACAATTACTTAACTGTAATGTACTATTCTCCGTTTTTAATCAGAATATCCAGTTTACAGCCAAAATTATATTGCCTCGGTCACTCTAAATCTCCATAACTATGcttttatattttttccttttaattaaTTATGTCAATTAGGAGGTATTGTCAttctttttcttaaattttattacTTTGTGCTCTTGAGTTGTAATATTTTGAATATGTCATTTTCTCAATTTTTTCTTACGAGTCAATATTTTCTTATGAGTTGTAGTGTTTTGAGTTTTGatcttctttatttttattcCACGAAAATGCATTCAAGGAGAGTCTTGAGGTTTCgtttccttttttttctcttaatttctttttttctcAAGTAAATATACGAATATTACGCCCATGTTAGTTCTACTTTTAAGATGTTTATACTTATAAAGTTGTTATTTCCTCcgtataaaaagaaaaatttagataAATTTAGGAAAACAAGGTCTATAAATTTATTTTACTTATCAACAATACAAAAAGTTATACatacgtgtgtgtatatatataatttaaaaaaatcttttttgTTTTATAGTTATATAAGAAATTAATATCTTCGCACGGTAAAATTCACTAGTCTATTTGAAGGAAAAATATATATTACTTCAGAGAGAATAAGTAATGAAGGGTAATTAGATATTTGAAGTTTAATGGGAAAGTATGCTCAGAATTTAATGGGAAACTAAATGCAACTAACGGCACCTTAACTTCAACGGCTGCCTAGTTGGGTTTTAATGCAAACCGTTTAATAATTTTTATGGTCATGTTATGGTATGTGCTAGTGCTATGACGTGGGTTGATACAGTGGTGGATTTAGAATTTTCACTCaggggattaaaaaaaaaaagaacaaaagccaaatataaaaaataattttgctgATGGGAATTGAATAGAatgctagagacaattttgaacaccttGGACTACTTGAGCTAACTTTTTGCATATGCTcaaggtgttcaaaagttaatatatgtacataaatacagAAAATATATCTTATATATACACTATACTTTTTTGCTGAGGGTATTCGACCTCCACTTAAATCCGCCCTGGGCTGATGGTCTTAAAGCTCTGACATGCTACGTGGGGTTagtaattatatttctttaatggagtttttttttttttaaccatttaCTAAGTAGATTatgcaaaacaaaaacaaaagaaatgaagggaaatgtcaaaaaaaggataaaaaagataaatagaaatgatggtcatagagaggtgccacatcaccttatttatgcctagctttatattaggCTGAATACATGTGCAGCCCCTTAAACTTGTCCGaatttttcatttagacacctGAACTTAGCCTTGTTCCTATTGAACATTTAAACtcggcaaaatacatcaaatccacccCAAACTATACCTGAAAAGTCGAGTTCACACTCCAACTATACGtgtgacctattacacacctgaacatcTAAAAACTGAATTTATTACCACCCTTAAGTTGATGTGGCacaaattataaaaataattaaaaaagaggcgcgttttaatttttttttttttttaattaaaaaaaaatatgtttttatAACCCCCACCCCAACCCTCCCTTTCTTTTTCACTGTAAACTCTCAACCACA includes these proteins:
- the LOC132612064 gene encoding uncharacterized protein LOC132612064, with the protein product MQLSQVAQTLPFFPHWDPQASLSPTFFEQVESNLTQLQVATSSQVREDNQRKRRLVTEKEEEETTMLELIRRNNSQLEKMLAGMEIPKPFFILLKERHLAEFKEPYRELLIATCSKALAKMFLSVMFDDGDGYAGGSGGYGGGEIGGGGYGCGEIGGGSGGGYGGSSEMGW